The nucleotide window GATAGTGAGGAATAAAGTGAGGTCGGAGTACCACAGGGACTTCTCAGTTGATGAAGATGGACACTGGATGCTGCAAGGATGGAAAGGACGCGTAATTTACGCTCTCTCTTGTTGGAAGCCTACTAAGCAGTCTGTAAAATTAGTCTAGTTTATCAGGCCATTTCTTCTATGCTATGGCTGTATTTTCATATGCTAGTGGAGTTTGTAGCAGCAGCATTTTGGAAGTTATTCTAATTTAGTTTCACTCTCTCAAAAATTTCTTTCACTTGACGTGCAGAAGCATTACAGATTTGTGAGCTTCAAATGGAAGCCTTCTTTGAAGCATAAATTCAAATAGCTTACGTGCATTTGGATTTTGGATTAAACAAATTGGTATATCACTATCAAATGCTGTCGCCTTCACCACAACGGCATCAAGATAGTgagtaataattatatatatgccTATAAACATATAATCCAGAACAAGTTTTTTATTCTACTATCAACTGAATTCTTTTCTTCTGAGAAACAACATGATGGAATTACCAATTAAGGAGACGAAAAATTGAATTGTAAAGTGAATTACCAGTAATATGGCCTTCACTCCCATCAATTCAAAAGGGAATCCTTTCTCCTGGACTGCAGCCTTTCTTCTGTTTGGAAACATCTTCATACGTGCAGTTGTGATAGCATATACTCCTTCCCTTCCAAAAAGAAAATCTAATTTAAATCGAAAGTATATCACATTTATCAAAAtgcttttaattttatgatgtTAAAcctgaaaaattgaaattgaagtttGCTATTTTTATTAAACTGAAGGAATAATATATGTCAAATGTCTGACTTATTGCAAATGGGCCCTTTATGGGTGCATTGCCCAGATGATCCTCACTTGATAGAAACTATATAGTATAAAGGCCAAACACATAAACATATCCCTAAACTTGTTGGGGTTTTTCCCTCAGGTACCTCAACTATGTCATTTTCATATTGAATCCTTGAACCACCCATAATTTATTCCTTTTAAACACCGTGGCAATGTGGCACAAAACTTCcgcaaatattttttgttgattgtgCGCGTGAGATCCACCTTTCTCACGTGGAAATTGCAACCAATCAAACTTCAATCCATTTACACGTCAGTGCCACATAATCATTTTCCAAACCTAAAAACCTAAAACCCCTTCATTTTCCCCCCAAAACACTTctaacttgaagaagaagaagaagaagaaatcgaTGAACAAGATAACTTCGATATTGGAACTTGATGATTAAGAATAAATCAATGAAGAAGAGATATAGTTTGATGAGCAACTCCAACTTAATgatgaagagaaagaaaagaggagaaataagagaaaaagGGGAGAAATTAGGGttaaaagaggaagaagagcgTTGGTGGGTGGTTCAGGGATCCACATCAGCGCCTTCAAAACGTCTTCACGCGCTCAAGCGACGTGAGATCACATTTTGTGCCACATCAGCCCACAGTGTTTAAAAGGAACAAATTATGAGTGGTTCAAGGATTCAATAGGAAAATGACGTAGTTGAGGTACCTAAGGGGAAAAACCCAACAAGTTTAGGGACCTGTTTATGAGTTCCGCCtagtataaaattatatactCTCTAATTCCtgaatgtgatgttatttgacataaatttatgatctactctttttgttcatttttaattgtcatattgctgcgtttttcaaaagttaatttaactaattcgtaaagttaaattaaattacgttaatttgatattttaaataaaaagtttagaTACTCAAAAACAATACGAAAAGTACATAAATTACAATTTCtagcatatcaatatgatgaataAATAACtcgtaaaatattagtcaaagttcttatagtttgactctaaaaaaagaaactataacaattaaaatgaacgaaaagagtaaatttttttttattgatatttgtgtgactataaaattttagtactaaatataaaaatattaaaactgcgtaaaaaaaaaagaaaaagtgtgtTATGTGGGACATAGGAAGTAgtaaaacaatttttctttttttttttaaacagaaAAGTCACTTTTCTATAGCCATAATATCTGACTTGTATTGTTTGGACTCAAAACTTGTACTTGCATGATACGTGCAATATATTTCGAATTcaataaatcattttttgtgGTAGAATACTGAAATGCAAATGATAATGTTTAGATTTTGAATTAGTCTCCACACAAAGACGTGCACTATATAAATGAACAGTTGGACAATCTTTGaataataatagaaaagaatgaagcataactaaaaaaaagatGCATGATAGAATATTGAAAGGAATCTATTAAGGAGAGAGatgaaaaagcaaaaaaaaaaaaaactaaaaatttgaatatttcgCTGAAGTGGCGGGAtccactttatttttttcttataaaatccCGTTTCATAAGAACTCCCATACACCTACGTAAGTAACCGTCGACGAAAAACAGAGCATTTCGCGGCTTCAATCCCgagaaaatatttgattttgctAACCATTTAAAATCTCATTTCTGCAGTAACAATTCCCACTGTGTAGTAATAGCTCTGAAAAAAATAGTATAGTTGCAAAAGTATGAAACGTCGGCGCAAATTATCTCACAAAGAAGGAGTGGTGGAGGTTTCTGATGATATCGTAATCAACATACTGCATCGTTTGCCTTCAAAATCTCTAGCAAGGTTTAAATGTGTATCGAAATGTTGGCGGAAGTACATTGCTGATTCATCTCTCAGTTATAGTTGTCGTTCTCAAAGATGGAGGCCACAACCCTATCTAATTGGTTTCTTTTATCAAGCTAGGGATACCTGTGAACGTTCGAAAATTCAGTTCTTCTTCTCTTCGGAGGAATCATCACTAGATATTGATGGTAGTTTTGATCAATCAGTCAGTTTTCTAGGCAGGAGCGCGTATATAGTTGCATCGTCTAATGGTTTTCTCCTTTGCAATAGGCAGAGGGTTTATTATGTTTATAATCCTGCTACGAGGCAGAGCATGGCTCTCCCTAAAACTCAAATCGGCATGAATGATCCAACTATTGGATTTATTTGTAAGGTAGATGACCCTAATAGAGATGTTATCTCCTTTACTATTGTTCGCTATTGGATTTTACAATCCAATGTGACAATTGAAAGTTTCTCTTCTGAGACCAATGCGTGGATTGTGGATAATTTAATTCTCAATGTACCTCTTAGACTGTATTTTTTCGTTTATATGAAATCACCATCAGCTGGTGTAGTCGACGGAGTATTCTTTTGGCTTGATCAAGGACCACAAATCACTGTTTATGATAGCGTCCATAAGAGTTTCTGGGCTTTGGGATTTCCTGAAGATATGGTGGCTACAGGAAATTATTTTCTCGGATTTTCAGGTGGGGATTTCTATTTTGCATTGTATGTTAAGACAAATATTACTGTGTGGCAACTCAAGAGCAATATTCGTAGTCGAGATGCACTGTGGGTTAGGAAGTATGTCACGGATGTCGCGACTACAGTTCCTTTTGGACTTACTGGATTTCTACATACTGAGGTGCAGAACATGGACATTCATCCTGCTAGTCCTCACATCTTTTATTTGGATGTAAAAGGTAAGGTTATTTCTTATGACATGGAAACAGATATTGCAGAACTTGTGCATGATTTCGGAGAATATGGGTGGAGAACTAAAcacttcaaattattttcttatgagTGGCATCAATGGCCGCGCGGCATTCTGTAGATTGTCAAGTTTCTTGAGTATCCTATTTGATGTATGTATATAGTAACTTTTATGGATTTCCTTCTTTTCATTCTACTGTGCCATTTCATAAGACATGGAAGCTCGACGAATTACCAAGTTATAACTTTGCACGAATAAAAAGGATACGAGATTTTATACTATGAAGTAAGGTAGACACATTAATTTCCAGAAAGAAAACAAAGTAAGGATCCTCTAACACATCTGCTAAAGCAAGTTAACGCccaaaaacagaaagaaaaaatggatCAAGATGACTGATTCAAATAGGTGAACAGCTTATACCTGGAAGAACTATCCCATCAgcacttaaaaataaaatatgctcTCCTCCCTTGTAAACTCAATCCGAATCAGAGGAATATTGATAGGGCTTCAGTGTCGTTACCATCTTTGACAGTACCTCTCCCATATCTTCCACTTCATCTTTTCCAAAACCCCAACTTTGGAGCAATGGTGCCCCAAGGGCTCCTCGCTCAATACCAAACCTACGAAGATTTCCAAGTTTTCTTTCCAAAAGAGGCAAAACAGCAGTGCTTGAACGTAATCTTGTTGCCATAGGAATGGAATGAACTTCAAGGGATCCCCTAGATGAAGAACCTGAAATTGGGGTTTCCAATATCTCACCGTGTTGGCCAACCATATTGCCAAAGATCAAAGGGAAAGGCAAGGGTATAGGAAGAGGACAAGTAGAAGCAGATAGGTGTGAGAATTTGGGCCTTGTGACTGAATTATCATAAGCAGACTCAACTGCATCCTTAACTTCATTAATTGAGGCCCTTTGGTTTCCTGAAAATTACATGGAGAACTACAGTTAAACAGATCAAACATCTCTAGAAAAGCTATAAGCAAGAAGGTGATAACAGAAAAGGGCCACTAAAATAACACTGAAGAATCAAATATGCTTTGAAAGGtgggcattcatcattcatctcaCTCTCATGCGTTAAAGTTACAAGCTCCCTTTAGGAACTATTATTCTGTATAGAGTATCGTATGTTGAAGTGCTTTGCTACCAAACATAATCCACTATTTAGGTTGGTTTTACCTTTAAGGTTTACTACTCATCACACACTGGAACACCTCATTCCTAACTTTTCTTTGTTGTGTTCTGTCCATTTGTCTCTAGACTTGCAAATGAAAAGCTTAATTttcttcgtttttttttttaatgattgtgGTGTCCGGGCCAGCTTTCgcacacctcgactaattccatgggATACCTtccacctcccaccagcaacaggTGTCATGTAATTCTGTCCACCAATGCTAGGATAGATGGGAAGAATTacctagtgtttttgtctcCGCTGGGaattgaacctgagacctcatggttctcaaccacttcattgaccactaggccacacccttgggtgcatGAAAAGCTTAATTTTCATTGCAGGGATTTGGAAGTTGCATTTTAATCAGTAATTTTTCCGGCGATGTATCTTACCTGTTCAAACCAGGATAAGTTCATGAAATATTTGCATACTGTGCTATAGCTTGAGCTTCTCAAAGGTAAAACAGCTTAGAGATGAGGtaatatgacatatattatgtAGATGGAGTCCAAAAGGAGATGGGGAAGCCAGTACGCAAATCATCAAACTATGTACCAATACAAAAATGGGATcagaaaattgaaaagaaatgttaaaaatataagaaatatgcTAAAGATCAAATCAAGTACCATATGTAACTGCTCCGTGAATGTTCATAGTTTCCACTGCATGGAAATCTTCAACATCTTCTGATATGTCCGGAATCAAGGGCTGTAAGTTTCCGAGAAAGGACTGCTGAGCCCGGTCTGCTGGGGTAAAAGAGTTTCCAACATCAGGAGTAGAAGTAATTGCACAGTGActtcagaaaaataaaatgctAGAGAAAAAAAGCATACCACTAAAAGAAGGTGCCGGCATGGCAACATCCAATATAGTTACCATGTTTTGCCTCATTTGGCCTGCTAGCATTTGTACTGTCCCATACATATCCAGAGCACCAGACGTAAAGAGAGATTCTGCAGATGGCCCTGATTGTTTCATCCTAAAAGGGAGAGTAAATGAGTGCATTGCAGACGCATACACTGCACTGGAGTGGTAAGGCTTTTCGTCTTTAATGCAGAGAAACTGGGAAGCTCTACCTAGATAATTACATATATGAGAAGCATACAGAGTAAGAGGTCATAAAACAAGATTCAGTTACAGAAGTTGACCTGCACCAATACTAGAAAAGACATAGGTACacaaacaagacataagctcaTACAGGCGAAGAAAGAGTTTGCAAACTATACAACACCCATCAGTTTTAGGAACAAGTGAATGAATTGGCTCAAGAAAACCACATGATTACCAAACATTTTGCTATTAAATAAACAGGTTTAACACCCATGATTTCACTCAACAATTGTTGAATCCCCCTGGTTCCTTTAAAGTACATTGGATTCACATAGTTAACTGGAATTTAAATTTGTTGATTCTGTTTGATGCTGAAAATTGCTGAGGATATAGACAAAATATACACAACTTTTTGCCTTCTGAGTGAGGAAAACCACAAGTTTGCACGCAGCAAATGAAAAAGTGTGAGGCACAAGCCATGATATCTTAAAAACGCCCCTTACCTCAGGCTTGTAATTAGATATGTTCTAAAAATTTGGGGAGGACATATAACTCACAGGTCAGCTACTCATACAGTATATGTGAACCCATTAAGTATCTATTTGTTATGGCCAGGAGTCCTTACTGATAAATAATCTCCTTTGGATGGACAAATATGCAGTACGAACTTACAACTCAATTTAGTTCAACAAAGAATAAAGAATCTAGTATGCCTGAGAGAACCATATGAAGGGAAATTGCATAGTTCTACTGAAAAAATCACATTATGAGAATAGTAGTTCTTACTTCCACTCAGGGAGGGCAAACCAACCGGGATAATCAATTTACATAGCTCAGACAACCTTGAAAATGAGACTGCATCGTGAAGATAATGGGAGATAGCTTGCTTGCGACCTTCGGAGTCCATGTGCAAGCTAGGATTACGTGCATTATATAGTAAAACTGGGACGTTTGGGTACTCATCTGCAATGCTCTCCAGGAACATTGCAGATACACCAGAAAACCCTCCAGCATCGTCCACAACGCATTGGATCCCCTGCAAAGagattcaattaaaaaaaaattaacaactcTTGCCGACAGGAAAAGAACACAAGTGCAGGTGAACCGTGAAATCATTTTTGTTTAGGCATTTATACAGATATACATGTAAGGCagtaaaggaaaataaaaacaGTTAGTCCAAAAAGAGCACAAGATTCAAGATCTCAGCAAGCAAGAGGAAGAATATAGAGTCGCATTGCTGATACTCAAACTGCTATAACAGAACTGTTGAAGACCAGATGAACTAATGAGGTTGTTAAGTCAGTAAACCAATCTGACAGCAGACAAGATATTATGGCAGTATTGTGACGCTGCCCCCAGGTCTTTGGTTCAACTGTAAGGATGCAACACATGAAATGTGGGTTTGTCGCACGTAAGGTTTCAAACCCCGCCATGGACAAAAAGTCTGGAATCTAAGTTGGGAGAAGGCTAAAGGGGCGGACCATTCTCCCCGGAGTTTTGTACCTGCTGATACCCCACAAAGTAGGTATACAGGTGATTTCTAtgatatcaaaaaataaaaatactgtGAAGGAAACAGGACTAAAGGGAACTGTAGTGATATACTCCGTGAGGACAAAGTTCATTCACCATCAAGAAGAAACTTACAAGACAAAGAAATGCTCTCAAACATGTACAGAAATAGTAATACTATCACACTGGAAGGAATCAGAATCATTGAACGGGACAAATTTCAGGTGGTTGATCTGCCTACAAACCTGAGGGGATTCGCAGCAATAAACTAACTAGACAATATAGTAGTCTAGAGGTTTCAATCATGAGTACCTGAATATGATCACATTCTTCAACAAAGAAACGAAGTCTGTCATCTATTTCTTCACCGTGTTGATGCCCACAAAATGCCTCCTTCCCGAGTCCATAATTATCGAACTCCTGAATATCTGCCCATAATCCACTTAATTCATACAAACTCTGTGGATGATAGTGTACTTTTGAAAAATCTGTCCAATATTGAACATCACTTTCCAAACATTCAACGATATCCTTATCTTGAATTTCTGCTGGAGAATTGTTGTTCACATTGTCCAAATCATTAGCTTTGCCCACGATCTCCTGTTCTTCCTCACTTAAGCTTTGCAAGAAGAGATTCTTCCTTAAAGGTTCAGATGCATGAGTTGTGACTCTGCCCTTCCTGCACATTTGTCTAGAGACCTTCATTCATATAGTTCCACTCAAACTTATGTAAATGATATTAGTAAAGCAAACTTTCCCCTCACACGTACACCCACCTCCTCTCTTGAAATATTCCTCCAACATCACAAGTAATGTACTGTAGGATATGCAAATGTCCTGCTGGTTCTTATTGATtatttcataaagttttttgatcAGGGAGGCCTCTTTTATACTGATTTTGCATCTTCTGGATGAGGAGGAGACGGACATTTTTGGTACTGATTACTTGCTTTTATACTGATTTTGCATCAAAAAGaattgtctttttcctttttcagcaactctttaatttcaattttccacatggcatgtttaagaccacaagattaaaggacgtTTTGGAAaattctacatatctttagtttaagaccacaagattcaaaagtcttatttactttcttaaaatttgtgtcaagtcaaaaccagacaaacaaattgaacggagggagtaattaataACATTCTGTAAAGCTCAAACTTGTCTGTTGAAACTGAAAGAGAAACAAACTGGAACAGAAGAGGGCCACCGAAAATCCCAGTGAGTTGTTCAATATAActacaaaatcaattttcacTTGGTCTGCAGTGTGGGAGCATTATTATCAGCAAACAAGTTGCAGA belongs to Solanum stenotomum isolate F172 chromosome 1, ASM1918654v1, whole genome shotgun sequence and includes:
- the LOC125851255 gene encoding F-box protein At5g03970-like; the encoded protein is MKRRRKLSHKEGVVEVSDDIVINILHRLPSKSLARFKCVSKCWRKYIADSSLSYSCRSQRWRPQPYLIGFFYQARDTCERSKIQFFFSSEESSLDIDGSFDQSVSFLGRSAYIVASSNGFLLCNRQRVYYVYNPATRQSMALPKTQIGMNDPTIGFICKVDDPNRDVISFTIVRYWILQSNVTIESFSSETNAWIVDNLILNVPLRLYFFVYMKSPSAGVVDGVFFWLDQGPQITVYDSVHKSFWALGFPEDMVATGNYFLGFSGGDFYFALYVKTNITVWQLKSNIRSRDALWVRKYVTDVATTVPFGLTGFLHTEVQNMDIHPASPHIFYLDVKGKVISYDMETDIAELVHDFGEYGWRTKHFKLFSYEWHQWPRGIL
- the LOC125851127 gene encoding uncharacterized protein LOC125851127 isoform X3, which encodes MCRKGRVTTHASEPLRKNLFLQSLSEEEQEIVGKANDLDNVNNNSPAEIQDKDIVECLESDVQYWTDFSKVHYHPQSLYELSGLWADIQEFDNYGLGKEAFCGHQHGEEIDDRLRFFVEECDHIQGIQCVVDDAGGFSGVSAMFLESIADEYPNVPVLLYNARNPSLHMDSEGRKQAISHYLHDAVSFSRLSELCKLIIPVGLPSLSGSRASQFLCIKDEKPYHSSAVYASAMHSFTLPFRMKQSGPSAESLFTSGALDMYGTVQMLAGQMRQNMVTILDVAMPAPSFSADRAQQSFLGNLQPLIPDISEDVEDFHAVETMNIHGAVTYGNQRASINEVKDAVESAYDNSVTRPKFSHLSASTCPLPIPLPFPLIFGNMVGQHGEILETPISGSSSRGSLEVHSIPMATRLRSSTAVLPLLERKLGNLRRFGIERGALGAPLLQSWGFGKDEVEDMGEVLSKMVTTLKPYQYSSDSD
- the LOC125851127 gene encoding uncharacterized protein LOC125851127 isoform X1, whose protein sequence is MREIVTIQIGNYANFIGSHFWNFQDELLGLAESPESDQVFKNHSLDMDVLYRTGETQQGLLTYTPRMVSVNFQGSLGSVSSRGSLYNQIQAKNMDVMTWKGRVTTHASEPLRKNLFLQSLSEEEQEIVGKANDLDNVNNNSPAEIQDKDIVECLESDVQYWTDFSKVHYHPQSLYELSGLWADIQEFDNYGLGKEAFCGHQHGEEIDDRLRFFVEECDHIQGIQCVVDDAGGFSGVSAMFLESIADEYPNVPVLLYNARNPSLHMDSEGRKQAISHYLHDAVSFSRLSELCKLIIPVGLPSLSGSRASQFLCIKDEKPYHSSAVYASAMHSFTLPFRMKQSGPSAESLFTSGALDMYGTVQMLAGQMRQNMVTILDVAMPAPSFSADRAQQSFLGNLQPLIPDISEDVEDFHAVETMNIHGAVTYGNQRASINEVKDAVESAYDNSVTRPKFSHLSASTCPLPIPLPFPLIFGNMVGQHGEILETPISGSSSRGSLEVHSIPMATRLRSSTAVLPLLERKLGNLRRFGIERGALGAPLLQSWGFGKDEVEDMGEVLSKMVTTLKPYQYSSDSD
- the LOC125851127 gene encoding uncharacterized protein LOC125851127 isoform X2; this translates as MREIVTIQIGNYANFIGSHFWNFQDELLGLAESPESDQVFKNHSLDMDVLYRTGETQQGLLTYTPRMVSVNFQGSLGSVSSRGSLYNQIQAKNMDVMTWKGRVTTHASEPLRKNLFLQSLSEEEQEIVGKANDLDNVNNNSPAEIQDKDIVECLESDVQYWTDFSKVHYHPQSLYELSGLWADIQEFDNYGLGKEAFCGHQHGEEIDDRLRFFVEECDHIQGIQCVVDDAGGFSGVSAMFLESIADEYPNVPVLLYNARNPSLHMDSEGRKQAISHYLHDAVSFSRLSELCKLIIPVGLPSLSGSRASQFLCIKDEKPYHSSAVYASAMHSFTLPFRMKQSGPSAESLFTSGALDMYGTVQMLAGQMRQNMVTILDVAMPAPSFSDRAQQSFLGNLQPLIPDISEDVEDFHAVETMNIHGAVTYGNQRASINEVKDAVESAYDNSVTRPKFSHLSASTCPLPIPLPFPLIFGNMVGQHGEILETPISGSSSRGSLEVHSIPMATRLRSSTAVLPLLERKLGNLRRFGIERGALGAPLLQSWGFGKDEVEDMGEVLSKMVTTLKPYQYSSDSD